Proteins encoded in a region of the Tumebacillus sp. BK434 genome:
- a CDS encoding TVP38/TMEM64 family protein, with protein MVKKILVAVLFIAIIVLGYQYKDQFMDIIEAGGWLSVLVSILLYSICVFFPVVPVILLVGVIGAVFGTVLGTGISLAGALVGTSIMFLMTRYGFRTWAQGILDKYPKAKEYEGYFEKNAFLSIVAVRIVPVVPTQVVNILTGVSKVPWLIFFAATAIGALPRLLIFAFVGNSFEDNKLTSILTYAAYMVVIFIFTYIFMKRRMDAQQKK; from the coding sequence TTGGTCAAAAAGATTCTGGTTGCCGTTTTATTTATTGCAATCATTGTATTAGGTTATCAGTATAAAGATCAGTTTATGGACATCATCGAAGCGGGCGGCTGGCTGTCGGTGCTGGTGTCGATTCTGCTCTACAGCATCTGCGTGTTCTTCCCGGTCGTGCCGGTGATCCTGCTGGTCGGGGTGATCGGGGCGGTGTTCGGCACCGTGCTCGGCACGGGCATTTCGCTGGCCGGGGCGCTGGTCGGCACGTCGATCATGTTTTTGATGACGCGCTACGGGTTCCGCACCTGGGCGCAGGGGATCTTGGATAAATACCCCAAGGCCAAAGAGTACGAAGGCTATTTTGAGAAAAACGCCTTTCTGAGCATCGTCGCCGTGCGGATCGTCCCGGTGGTGCCGACGCAGGTGGTGAACATTTTGACGGGCGTCTCGAAAGTGCCCTGGCTCATCTTCTTCGCCGCCACCGCGATCGGCGCCCTGCCGCGGCTCTTGATCTTCGCGTTCGTCGGCAACTCCTTCGAAGACAACAAGCTGACTTCGATCCTGACCTACGCGGCGTACATGGTCGTCATCTTCATCTTCACCTACATCTTCATGAAGCGCCGCATGGATGCGCAGCAGAAAAAGTAG
- a CDS encoding AAA family ATPase yields the protein MEAVKATVDAAHWLSAVEDITVRSGGKDREHTVLLRLDAVKQTLSLMEEDADSLYRITMPAELEADAMPRTVTCKLAARKLAPLRELFAQAKERNVTCIVRKNTLSLKRGEQHLLLPNLLVKKAMPAFKLPAHSEATLHFVIPDHQPLCRALELCPDTALRVRIGGGAGGVITVHDQAYPVDSRSSGLYLWPRTALFQRLSQLPARCKLHVTLSGQQAVSFATVDPAGKAGVQREFIIKPYPLTNLYIAVNKAAAKPDDSSPWKSAQLSVTPDKKRGKRTALPSDGAEDDFAALHLNPRHRQEKALQLPSPKDDPLRNTSASFPAPEPATDPASFQKTDPETDLATDPPTNQATVPQNLPDNQARSIRPYALPPDLDRLLDVPEPPKPTALEELQALPGLLQVKKQVCDIAQFAAFEKERLAALGIARKPPTLHMAFLGNPGTGKTVVARMIGRIYKELGLLSKGHVVEVDRSALVGAYMGHTEQNLTKYTRRAQGGVLFIDEAYTLYKKDSAKDFGLTAINGLVKLLEDHREDLVVIVAGYKKQMDEFFSFNQGLRERIPFHVDFPDYTDDELLAIADYLALQDHYQLTAAAKDALLRRALREQLDDTFGNARTIRNLLEKAKINHAVHAKTGSAERSPDAYTTLTAEDFQDGSLSETETLEDVLRDLDSLVGLEEVKGVVKQMTAVLAMEQKRSAYGLTDSPLTLHMAFTGNPGTGKTTVARLMGRILRVLGLLPKGHFVEAARKDLVAGYMGQTALKTGEKIREATGGILFIDEAYALARSKREEYGAEALATLIKEMEDKKDLLAVIFAGYTKEMEELLALNPGLKSRIRFHLHFPDYNASDLVEIVKGKAERSHYLITPEAEEKLWRFFIRECSLAGADFGNGRLAENVFERAKINLSTRLAQQEGEVDKTMLMTLTEDDFGFETGPLK from the coding sequence ATGGAAGCAGTAAAAGCAACGGTCGACGCGGCGCACTGGCTGTCGGCGGTGGAAGACATCACGGTGCGCTCCGGCGGGAAAGACCGGGAGCACACCGTGCTGTTGCGCCTCGATGCTGTCAAGCAGACCTTGTCGCTGATGGAGGAAGATGCCGACAGCCTCTACCGGATCACCATGCCCGCTGAGCTGGAAGCGGACGCGATGCCCCGCACGGTGACCTGCAAGCTGGCCGCCCGCAAACTCGCGCCGCTCCGCGAGCTGTTCGCGCAGGCGAAAGAGCGGAATGTCACTTGCATCGTGCGTAAAAATACACTTTCCTTGAAACGAGGGGAGCAGCATCTTCTGCTCCCCAACCTGCTCGTCAAAAAGGCGATGCCCGCCTTCAAACTGCCCGCGCACTCCGAGGCGACGCTGCACTTCGTCATCCCTGATCATCAGCCGCTGTGCCGGGCGCTGGAGCTGTGCCCCGACACCGCCCTGCGCGTCCGCATCGGCGGGGGCGCGGGCGGCGTGATCACCGTGCACGACCAAGCCTACCCGGTCGACAGCCGCAGCTCCGGACTCTACCTCTGGCCGCGGACGGCACTCTTCCAACGCCTGTCCCAACTGCCCGCACGCTGCAAATTGCACGTCACCTTGTCCGGGCAGCAGGCGGTCAGCTTCGCCACCGTCGATCCCGCAGGCAAAGCGGGCGTCCAGCGCGAGTTCATCATCAAGCCCTATCCGCTGACCAACCTCTACATCGCCGTCAACAAAGCGGCCGCCAAGCCGGACGACAGCTCTCCATGGAAAAGCGCCCAGCTAAGCGTGACCCCCGACAAAAAACGAGGAAAACGCACCGCCCTGCCGAGCGATGGCGCAGAGGATGATTTTGCCGCACTGCACCTGAATCCGCGCCATCGCCAGGAGAAAGCCTTGCAGCTCCCCAGCCCAAAAGACGACCCGCTGCGCAACACTTCCGCCTCCTTTCCCGCACCAGAACCGGCAACCGATCCAGCATCCTTTCAGAAAACCGACCCGGAAACAGACTTGGCAACCGATCCCCCAACCAATCAAGCTACCGTTCCGCAAAACCTGCCTGACAACCAAGCTCGCTCGATCCGGCCATACGCGCTGCCGCCCGACCTCGACCGCCTGCTCGACGTCCCGGAACCGCCGAAGCCTACCGCGCTGGAAGAGCTGCAAGCCTTGCCCGGCCTCCTGCAAGTCAAAAAGCAGGTCTGTGACATCGCGCAATTTGCCGCGTTTGAAAAAGAGCGCCTCGCCGCGCTCGGCATCGCCCGCAAGCCGCCGACGCTGCACATGGCGTTCCTCGGCAACCCCGGCACCGGCAAGACGGTCGTCGCCCGCATGATCGGCCGCATCTACAAAGAGCTCGGCCTGCTCTCCAAAGGCCACGTCGTCGAAGTCGACCGCAGCGCCCTCGTCGGCGCCTACATGGGCCACACCGAGCAAAACTTGACCAAATACACCAGACGTGCCCAAGGCGGCGTCCTCTTCATCGACGAAGCGTACACCTTGTACAAAAAAGACTCGGCCAAAGACTTCGGTCTCACCGCGATCAACGGGCTGGTCAAACTGCTCGAAGACCACCGCGAAGACCTTGTCGTCATCGTCGCCGGCTATAAAAAGCAGATGGACGAATTTTTCTCCTTCAACCAAGGCCTGCGTGAACGCATCCCGTTCCACGTCGACTTCCCGGACTACACCGACGATGAACTGCTCGCCATCGCCGACTACCTCGCCCTGCAAGACCACTACCAGCTGACCGCCGCAGCAAAAGACGCCTTGCTGCGCCGCGCCCTCCGCGAGCAGCTCGACGACACGTTCGGCAACGCCCGCACCATCCGCAACCTGCTGGAAAAGGCGAAAATCAACCATGCGGTCCACGCCAAGACCGGCAGCGCCGAACGGTCGCCCGACGCCTACACCACGCTCACCGCCGAAGACTTCCAAGACGGCTCGCTCTCCGAAACCGAGACGCTCGAAGATGTGCTGCGCGACCTCGACAGCCTCGTCGGGCTGGAAGAAGTGAAAGGAGTCGTCAAACAGATGACCGCCGTGCTGGCGATGGAGCAGAAGCGTTCCGCTTATGGGTTGACAGACAGCCCGCTCACCTTGCACATGGCGTTCACCGGCAACCCCGGCACCGGCAAAACGACGGTCGCCCGCCTGATGGGACGCATCCTGCGCGTGCTCGGCCTGCTGCCCAAAGGCCATTTTGTGGAAGCTGCCCGCAAAGACCTCGTCGCCGGCTACATGGGGCAGACCGCTCTGAAGACGGGGGAGAAGATCAGAGAAGCCACCGGCGGCATCCTCTTCATCGACGAAGCGTACGCCCTCGCCCGCAGCAAGCGCGAAGAGTACGGCGCCGAAGCGCTCGCCACCTTGATCAAAGAGATGGAAGACAAAAAAGACCTGCTCGCCGTCATCTTCGCCGGGTACACCAAAGAGATGGAGGAACTGCTCGCGCTCAACCCCGGGCTGAAGAGCCGCATCCGCTTCCACCTGCATTTTCCCGACTACAACGCCTCCGACCTCGTCGAGATCGTCAAAGGCAAAGCGGAGCGCTCCCACTACCTGATCACGCCGGAAGCGGAAGAGAAGCTCTGGCGCTTCTTCATCCGCGAATGCTCGCTCGCCGGCGCCGACTTCGGCAACGGCCGCCTGGCGGAAAACGTCTTTGAGCGGGCCAAGATCAACCTGTCCACCCGCCTCGCCCAACAGGAAGGGGAGGTCGACAAAACGATGTTGATGACGTTGACCGAAGATGACTTTGGATTTGAAACGGGACCCTTGAAATAA